The Solanum dulcamara chromosome 2, daSolDulc1.2, whole genome shotgun sequence region ATACTGTTATATGCTCTATACACCAGCCTAGAGGTTCTGTATATGCAAAATTCGACGACATTGTTCTGTTAGCAGAGGGCTCGCTCATTTATGCTGGTCCTGCACGTGATGAAGTATTAGCGTACTTCTCGAAATTCGGGTGTGTAATATGATCGATTCCCTAAGTTACTTATACAGTTCATATAACGTTATAGTATTGTGCTTTGGTTCTCACTCAGGCACTGTATTCCTGGAACTGTAGCTTATTTCTATGGTTTGTGTTCTGACAAAATATATGTCTACATGGTGCctgttaattaaaaaaaatttctttcaaGTACAGCTATATGTCCCTTTGATAACTGATGGTGATTTTAGTGTAGCTTTTATTCTTAAACACATAGATATCAAGTTAGACTGTGGTAAGATGAAAATTGTAGATgctatatatatctatatggAGAAGAAATTATGTAACAAAGGGGATTCTTGTATGTGGAATCGGTACTTTGAGCTTGGAATGAGCATGAAGTAGCATGACAAGGAAATTCCGTGTATGATTTTAAAGTGTGAGTTGCAACACTTTATGATGTAAcatatatcttcttttttttcctgttATTTTTTGTGGGGGAGGTTGTGGAGAGATggatgtgtatatatgtgtgtgcgTGCACGCATGTGTGCCTATGCAAATTTATGCATTTGAGTAAAGCCATTGCCATATGGATATGGAGCCATCTTAATTTCCTATGATTCATGTGAAGTGAAAACTGCAATGCATTGATCAAGTATTGATGGTGGTTGCTAAATGACAGGTACATTTGTCCAGATCATGTAAATCCCGCTGAATTTTTGGCTGATCTAATATCTATAGACTATAGTTCTCCAGAGAGTGTATATTCTTCTCAAAAGAGAATAAATGGCCTAGTTGAGTCATTCTCAGAAAAGATACCGGAGGTTTTATATGCAACTTCACTTGTAAGGGATAGCTCGAAAACCTGTACAAACTTACAAAAGAAATCTATTTCACGTAAAGGTGGTTGGTGGAGACAGTTCAGGTTACTTCTCAAACGTGCATGGATGCAAGTGAGTTCCATCTATCTAATTCTCTTCCAATGTCACTACCCTGTTTTAGCGGGAATTTGGAAGTAGTTACTATGCTGATTATAAATAGTGCTGGAACtataaatcatataaaaagCAATGATAACTGATAAGGAGGAGTTTGTTCATTTTTCTGGAAAAACTAACAGATGTAAAATGGAGAATTTTAGCCTCTTGTGTGCTATAGGTCATTTGTTCGAGTCTAATTGCATTACCATGTTATGTAGCTAGCTGGAGCTTACCCTGTCTCCAatagatttatttattttcttgcaGATTGAGGACTTCCTTCTAATCCATTTCTTATGCAAAAAAAAGAAGTGATGTTTGAGCAATTTTGCATTGTTTGTTTTTTGGTTTTGGGTCTGTTATAATTGAGATTAATTAAATTGATAAATAGGCTTCTCGTGATGGACCAACAAACAAAGTTCGGGCAAGGATGTCAATTGCTTCTGCTTTGATATTTGGTTCTGTATTCTGGAGGATGGGAAGATCACAGACGTCAATACAAGACAGGATGGGATTACTTCAGGTGAGAAATGCCAGTATACTTATATCAGGTCCTGTCAATTAGATTAATGTAGCGTCAACATGTACTCTTGATTGCGTATGAATAGGAAGAAGAGTAACTGTTCTTTTCCTTGAGTTTTCTGTGCTCTAAAGCAATATCTTCTTATTCTTAGTTTAACCCATTGCCCAACTAATAATCTGTGGCCAAGTAACCGAAATTGGGTGAAGATGCCATACTTCCAGCCATTAAAAAGCATCAAACATGAAAGTGCAAGTGCCAAATTGATGAGGCCATGGGGTTCCTAATCAATTTCCTTCCCATTTTCATGTGTTCATGCATAGGTTGCTGCAATAAACACTGCTATGGCTGCTCTCACAAAAACAGTTGGTGTCTTTCCCAAGGAACGAGCAATTGTTGATAGAGAGCGTGCAAAAATGTCTTATGCTCTGGGACCATATTTGCTTTCCAAGTTGATCGCTGAGATTCCTGTTGGAGCAGCATTTCCACTTCTCTTTGGTGGTATCCTATACCCAATGGCTAGACTTCATCCTACCATTTCTAGGTGAGATAGAATGATTTTCGAAGATGAATTAACTCGtaatttgaagaagaaagatacgGAAATCCTGAGTTTACCACTGTTTATGAGTTATACACATATATGCGTTGCTGATTAGGGTGAAACCATTAAGGATATAATCATCTCAGTTATAATGAGTTCATCTATTTTTACTACAAAAAAGGGATGTAGTTGACGTTTTATGGATTTTGCCAAAATCATTCTTGAACAAAGCAATTGAAATGGGGACGTGTTTATGCATAGTTTTCTTCTTTGTTAACTTTCTGAGCATCATATTAATGACTTCGTACCGTTAGTATGATGTCATATAAGCTTCTTCACCAGTTACCTTGCTGAGTGCATATTTGCCAGCTTCAATGAAGGCATTTTCTCTGAAGTCTTACTGTGCTTTATTGAGAAAAGGGTCTTCATAGTCAATGTTTTTGCACTATGGCGTTCATTTGTTATTTCTTGCATTTACTTCTCGAATTTTAGTGGTCCCGTGACTATACTCCCTTCCAGCGACAGATGCTACTATTAGCTTATGGTAAATGGTATTTCGATAAAATGAGACACAAGCATTTGGTTGAAGAAAGAGGTTGTAAACTAGAATACACCTCCATATTGAATGCTAAAACCGTTCTGCTATGGTTTGTAGATTTGGGAAGTTCTGCGGAATTGTGACGGTGGAGTCTTTTGCTGCATCTGCAATGGGCTTGACTGTGGGAGCTATGGTTCCAACGACTGAAGCTGCATTAGCATTAGGCCCCTCTCTTATGACAGTTTTTATCGTCTTTGGAGGGTACTATGTCAATTCAGACAACACACCAATTATTTTTCGGTGGATTCCTCGAGTTTCTCTTATAAGATGGTACTAAATGTCCCTTCATATGCCAGAGTACTCGGCCATTCCTTGACTCTACTAGTCTTTCAATCCAAGGACTCCAATAGTTTGTGAATTTCTTGCTACTTTCAGGGCATTTCAGGGGCTTAGCATCAATGAATTTAGTGGTCTTCAATTTGAGCATCAAAACTCATTTGACATACAATCTGGTGAACAGGTGAGTGAAGACAGTGGACTCTTTTTTACTTCATAAGATTCTCCTTTTAATTGCTTTACTATCTTTTCTAGAAATTTTTATGTATGGACATCAATTTTCAGATCATTGAACTAAAACTTCCGTTAAGATGGCAAAAGCTTCTCTAATTTACCCAGAAATCATGTTGGTGTCTTTTGAATCCTTTTGCAATTGAAACCTTAGACTTAGGTGCAGAGGGATCTAAGGTTGACTCCAGATGGCTGGTGAAACTTTTTAAGTCTTGCAGTATTAGCATGACCACTTAAAGACTAGATTGTGAATGATAAGCACAAATACTAAGGTTAACATGATGAACACATTTTTTATCAACCTTTTCATGGTtttgtttttccattttttatccttttttttggGAATGTATTGTTTTGGTTGTTTTCCTCCTTCTGTTGTTCACTTTGACATTTAGCCAACTTCTAACCTAAACTAGCTTCTTAGTTCAATTTAGAGTTATCATATTAGACTAATGCGAAACAAGCAGTATGGTGATAATTAACATAGGTAACTAGCAACCTGGAGAATTGAAGTCGATACATACCTGTTATCTGTAGTAGACAACACTAAAAGAGCTTCACATTTCAAAAAGTGGAATACAGCTCCCTCTTGGATCTTCAGGAGGTGGTTCCGTTGCAAGAAAAATATCATTCACTATCCGAACTTTAAGATTGAATTCACCATAGCCTCTCTCCCTTCATCTTATGCTTGCTGATCAAAATCCCCAAGCGTCGGCGATGAATCAAATTGTTTTCATCCTTATATGGCAACATCTTGAATTTCACTTCTACAGGTACTCGAGCGGCTATCATTTGGAGGCAGCCGAATAGGTGATACCATTATTGCTCAAAGTAGAATACTCATGTTTTGGTATTACACAACTTACCTTCTCCTGGAGAAAAATAAGCCCAAGTATCAGCGGCTTGAACCTCCACCACGTCTCAAAGATATCGAGGAAGAGCCAGAGGAAGAGGCAAAGCTTCAGCCCGTAAAGGATGATGATTTGCCTGAACCAACTCAACAAGTTGAATCTCCTCCCTCGGATGAAGGTAAACCCGACGAGCAGCAGGAATCTTCTCCTGCTGATCCACTTGATCTGTTTACCCTTGAAGGCTTGTAAATTGCTAGGGAAAAAATGGATGATGTTGATACAAAGATGTGCTACTTTTTCATTGATTTATCTCCTACAGGTGCTAATCAAAAGGAGATGCCTGTGCAGTAAAGGGAGGTCTTTCTTATGTGAGCTAATTCTAATATGAAGTAAATTTCATCTCCTTCCTGTTGTCTTTAGGGGTCAAAAGCATTAGGAAACTCCTTGAAGATCGTCCAGAATATTCATGAAGTATGGTAAATATGAGCAGAAGTCTAATGTAAAGTTTGAactttttagcctattttcataACCAAAAAAAGCGTACTGTTGCTTTGATCATTGGAATCAAATAATTTATATGATGAGTTAGTAGGTCGTATCAAATGGCATTTTCAACCTTGAAATGTATGGTTGAAGTTTTGCTATTTCCTCTTTACttctgtattttcttttttaatctgCTTTGATATGTGTTACTTGAGTCTAGCGTTTTTTAGAAATCACCTTTCTACCTTTATGAAGTGGGGATAAGGTTTGCGTATCCCATAAGTAGGCACCATCTCTGAAGTTCCAATGTTCTAATGATTAGAGATGGTGCCATGGTGATATTTTAGTGGGTATATTGCCTTTCCATATCCTATTTGTTAATTCATAAAAGTTAGGTACCAGTGGAATAATTGAGGTATTGGTTCAAAATTTCTTATTAAAAGTACTTTTTGTCGAAAGTGTTGGTGTTAGAGTAGTAGTTTGTGTTTGGTTAAATTATTTTATGTGTTGTATAATACTAAATTATAGCCACTTTGTGATAATAATatcagaaaaaagaaataagaatgaTAAACTGCAGACCTCAAAACTGAATACATTTAACGTTGACTACAAACTAGGATCATATTCGAACTTCTTTTGACTTTAAAgtgaaatttattaattaatccATTGGCAAAAGTATGTCAACGTACTTCTGGCTTCCGGTTAAGCACGTATTAAAACTGAAATaattattgcatgattttataatcaaatagaattttttatttctcaaaaatgaaaaaaataattaaaaataccatGCGGTCCAATCAAATTTGTCTATTATCTTTTTCCTTGGTTTTTtctgttattttctttttattgaaaCTGTCAATAATAAGATGACGATTGCATAAGACCATATAAGGAAAGCAAATAATTCACTCACAATTAGTGTGGAACTTTGATATCTTTACATGATTTAAGACTGAACATATGAATCGTGAACAATATAATATAGAGTTCAATATCAGTAAAACAAAAATTGAGATGTGCTTGACATTAATATTACGATAAGAACATGGACTTTTAAACTAACCTTATCCAAGAAT contains the following coding sequences:
- the LOC129879879 gene encoding ABC transporter G family member 7-like isoform X2 is translated as MLPIGGKGGGVGQLLAAVAAALLLRLISSPGPAILPENEDVPDDDSEKGSENGEAPVTGKVLPVTIKWSNITCSLSDKSANTVRFLLKNVTGEAKPGRLLAIMGPSGSGKTTLLNVLAGQTKASPKLNLSGLLDINGVPFSNKIYKFAYVRQEDLFFSQLTVRETLSLAAELQLQDVSSIEERDEYVNNLLFKIGLVSCADSRIGDAKVRGISGGEKKRLSLACELIASPSVVFADEPTTGLDAFQAERVMETLRQLAQDGHTVICSIHQPRGSVYAKFDDIVLLAEGSLIYAGPARDEVLAYFSKFGYICPDHVNPAEFLADLISIDYSSPESVYSSQKRINGLVESFSEKIPEVLYATSLVRDSSKTCTNLQKKSISRKGGWWRQFRLLLKRAWMQASRDGPTNKVRARMSIASALIFGSVFWRMGRSQTSIQDRMGLLQVAAINTAMAALTKTVGVFPKERAIVDRERAKMSYALGPYLLSKLIAEIPVGAAFPLLFGGILYPMARLHPTISRFGKFCGIVTVESFAASAMGLTVGAMVPTTEAALALGPSLMTVFIVFGGYYVNSDNTPIIFRWIPRVSLIRWAFQGLSINEFSGLQFEHQNSFDIQSGEQVLERLSFGGSRIGDTIIAQSRILMFWYYTTYLLLEKNKPKYQRLEPPPRLKDIEEEPEEEAKLQPVKDDDLPEPTQQVESPPSDEGANQKEMPVQ
- the LOC129879879 gene encoding ABC transporter G family member 7-like isoform X1 — its product is MLPIGGKGGGVGQLLAAVAAALLLRLISSPGPAILPENEDVPDDDSEKGSENGEAPVTGKVLPVTIKWSNITCSLSDKSANTVRFLLKNVTGEAKPGRLLAIMGPSGSGKTTLLNVLAGQTKASPKLNLSGLLDINGVPFSNKIYKFAYVRQEDLFFSQLTVRETLSLAAELQLQDVSSIEERDEYVNNLLFKIGLVSCADSRIGDAKVRGISGGEKKRLSLACELIASPSVVFADEPTTGLDAFQAERVMETLRQLAQDGHTVICSIHQPRGSVYAKFDDIVLLAEGSLIYAGPARDEVLAYFSKFGYICPDHVNPAEFLADLISIDYSSPESVYSSQKRINGLVESFSEKIPEVLYATSLVRDSSKTCTNLQKKSISRKGGWWRQFRLLLKRAWMQASRDGPTNKVRARMSIASALIFGSVFWRMGRSQTSIQDRMGLLQVAAINTAMAALTKTVGVFPKERAIVDRERAKMSYALGPYLLSKLIAEIPVGAAFPLLFGGILYPMARLHPTISRFGKFCGIVTVESFAASAMGLTVGAMVPTTEAALALGPSLMTVFIVFGGYYVNSDNTPIIFRWIPRVSLIRWAFQGLSINEFSGLQFEHQNSFDIQSGEQVLERLSFGGSRIGDTIIAQSRILMFWYYTTYLLLEKNKPKYQRLEPPPRLKDIEEEPEEEAKLQPVKDDDLPEPTQQVESPPSDEGKPDEQQESSPADPLDLFTLEGL